In Thunnus albacares chromosome 10, fThuAlb1.1, whole genome shotgun sequence, a single window of DNA contains:
- the LOC122990102 gene encoding uncharacterized protein LOC122990102, with protein sequence MIVLWVSLLVLHQVYTLVPVITVQLGEPANLTCAFPNDETSNKKLHWYKQSAGDTLKLIVKLFKSAKPDYGSEFSLSRVEVHKDKNFRKLTILRTTQEDEGMYHCAVIEWMNIEWSATYLLVKGNTERTSNYTVVQWPTVSDPVRPGDSVTLQCSILSDSENKTCPGVHSVYWYKARSDASHPDFIYTDGSSRDECRNKTGIHSSPKSCVYRFSKNISSSDDGTYYCAVATCGEILFGNGTKLELGMI encoded by the exons ATGATTGTGTTATGGGTATCACTGCTTGTTCTTCATCAAGTAT ataCGCTGGTTCCAGTGATCACAGTTCAACTTGGTGAACCTGCAAACTTGACATGTGCTTTCCCTAATGATGAGACCAGCAATAAAAAACTCCACTGGTACAAGCAGAGTGCTGGTGATACTCTGAAATTAATTGTGAAACTGTTTAAATCTGCAAAACCTGATTATGGATCAGAGTTTTCTCTCTCAAGAGTGGAGGTACATAAAGATAAGAATTTTCGTAAGCTGACCATTTTGAGGACAACCCAAGAAGACGAGGGAATGTACCATTGCGCTGTCATAGAGTGGATGAATATTGAATGGAGTGCGACATATTTGTTAGTAAAAG gaaacactgaaaggacATCAAACTATACTGTTGTTCAGTGGCCGACAGTATCTGATCCAGTCCGTCCAGGAGACTCTGTGACTCTTCAGTGTTCAATCCTCTCTGACTCTGAGAACAAGACGTGTCCAGGAGtacacagtgtttactggtaCAAAGCCAGGTCAGATGCATCTCATCCAGACTTCATCTACACTGATGGAAGTAGCCGTGATGAATGTAGAAATAAAACTGGCATTCACTCGTCTCCAAAGAGCTGTGTCTATCGCTTCTCTAAAAACATCAGCTCTTCTGATGATGGGACTTATTACTGTGCTGTGGCCACATGTGGAGAGATATTATTTGGAAATGGAACTAAACTGGAACTTGGTATGATTTAG
- the LOC122990101 gene encoding uncharacterized protein LOC122990101, whose product MDTLIPVITVQLGEPANLTCAFPNDEFSLKHLYWYKQSAGDTLKLILKVIKSRTPEYAPEFSSTKLDTNIDKNFSNLTILRTTQEDEGMYHCGITEWTNTTWKGTYLLVKGNTERTSNYTVVQWPTVSDPVRPGDSVTLQCSVLSDSENKTCPGVHSVYWFRAGSDASHPDLIYTDGSSRDECRKKTGIHSSPKSCVYRFSKNVISSDAGTYYCAVATCGEILFGNGTKLELVQTTHSLFIGIVILIVCLAISVVANVVFIYNRRLRVCEQYKASVYILSE is encoded by the exons ATGG ATACGCTGATTCCAGTGATCACAGTTCAACTTGGTGAACCTGCAAACTTGACATGTGCTTTCCCTAATGATGAGTTCAGCTTAAAACATCTCTACTGGTACAAGCAGAGTGCCGGTGATACTCTGAAATTAATCCTGAAAGTGATTAAATCTAGAACACCTGAGTATGCACCAGAGTTTTCTTCCACAAAATTGGACACAAATATTGATAAGAATTTTAGTAACCTGACCATTTTGAGGACAACCCAAGAAGACGAGGGAATGTACCATTGTGGAATCACAGAGTGGACGAATACTACATGGAAAGGGACATATTTGTTAGTAAAAG gaaacactgaaaggacATCAAACTATACTGTTGTTCAGTGGCCGACAGTATCTGATCCAGTCCGTCCAGGAGACTCTGTGACTCTCCAGTGTTCAGTCCTCTCTGACTCTGAGAACAAGACGTGTCCTGGCGtacacagtgtttactggttcagAGCCGGGTCAGATGCATCTCACCCAGACCTCATCTACACTGATGGAAGTAGCCGTGATGAATGTAGAAAGAAAACTGGCATTCACTCATCTCCAAAGAGCTGTGTCTATCGCTTCTCTAAAAACGTCATCTCCTCTGATGCTGGGACTTATTACTGTGCTGTGGCCACATGTGGAGAGATATTATTTGGAAATGGAACTAAACTGGAACTTG tgCAAACAACACATTCACTATTTATTGGAATAGTGATATTAATAGTCTGCTTGGCCATTTCTGTTGTTGCAAATGTCGTCTTCATCTACAACCGGCGTCTAAGAGTATGTGAACAATATAAAG CATCTGTCTATATTTTATCTGAATAA